One part of the Ovis canadensis isolate MfBH-ARS-UI-01 breed Bighorn chromosome 8, ARS-UI_OviCan_v2, whole genome shotgun sequence genome encodes these proteins:
- the SMIM28 gene encoding small integral membrane protein 28 yields the protein MRALLGSSWGKFGHASRGTYEWLTSEPSLPLLETQLQGTQKRSSTREDVEPFLFILLPATVLLFLAFLLLFLYRHCQTPRPQGQVSGLDLPEHPPAGQVTDFLPSLPWSSEQTSPYSPLPPEAALLSKVCSPPSYEEATKDAPGEQALDAGIQCGVGSPGLDKQI from the exons ATGCGGGCACTGCTGGGCAGCAGCTGGGGGAAGTTTGGCCACGCCAGCCGGGGAACGTACGAGTGGTTAACCAGCGAACCCAGCCTCCCTCTTCTGGAAACTCAGCTGCAG GGCACCCAGAAGAGAAGTTCCACCCGGGAGGATGTGGAGCCCTTCCTGTTCATCCTTCTTCCAGCCACCGTTCTGCTCTTCCTGGCCTTTCTACTGCTCTTCCTGTATCGCCACTGTCAGACCCCTCGGCCCCAGGGCCAGGTTTCTGGCCTGGACCTCCCAGAGCACCCGCCTGCGGGGCAGGTGACCGACTTCCTGCCCAGCTTACCCTGGAGCAGCGAGCAGACCTCCCCTTACTCCCCACTGCCCCCGGAGGCTGCCCTTCTTTCCAAGGTGTGTTCACCGCCCTCCTATGAGGAGGCCACCAAGGATGCTCCTGGGGAACAGGCTCTGGATGCGGGCATTCAGTGTGGAGTGGGTTCACCTGGACTGGATAAGCAAATATAA